The genomic window GTGGGATTTCTAGACAGGGAATTAAGATGAATATAGCGGGAGAGGTGAAGGAGTTGGTTTTCGTTATCCACCATAACTGCTTTATAACGGCCTTGGAATAAAGGGCCAATGCGTTGGTGGCGTTTATTAAAGTACATTGTGTAACGGGTGCCCAGAGATTTCATAAAAGATTCAATACCTCTTTCTGATTTTTGCTTGACCAATAAATGAAAATGGTTAGGCATTAAGCAGTAAGCCAAGAGTTTAATTTCCTGATAATAGTTATTACATGGAGGAGTGAGAATCTTATAAACCTTGTTATGAATAGTAATATTTCTTAAACAAGAATTTTTATCTTTTGGAGAAAGATATTGTTTTAAATAACCCAGAAAGACGCCGTAATCTTGTTGATTTTTAAAGATGATTTGTTTATTAACGCCTCGGTTATAAAGGTGATAATAGGCATTTTCGAGATAAGTTTTAATAATGTTTTTAGCAGGCATGTTATTATTATTTACGAAGGACGGACCTTTGTAAATAGGCCTTTGATGAAGTAAAGGGCGTAAGTGAGATGGGTTAAGAAGACGGCCGGGGCTAAAAGCGGGGAATGATAATAAATAGCGGCAATAATTAAAGTCAGGCAATAAAGCGGGAAAATAAATGGTAATAACAGCGGCAGGAAATAAGCCGGGCGGAGAGAAGTACGGGGGAAAATTTTAACAAAGCGGCCGCGCTGGAAGCCGTAGCGGGAGATTTGGATTAAATGGGGAATAAAGATCGGCCGGCGGTGATGGTAAACCAAAATCTGCGGATGGTAAAGGATTTTTTGGTTAAGTTGGTAAACCAGGTCGTGACAGAGCTTAGTGTCTTCGCCGGGCCAATATTTGGTATTAAAGCCGTTAATTTGGTTAAAGCTGGACTTTTTAATTAAAAAGTTAAAAGTGGGATAATCGTCAACAAAACGGCTAGGTTTTTGGCAGTTTCGATAAGTGTAAGGACCGGCCCCGAGCGTGGTTGACCAGACCAAGCCGGAAATTTTTTGGCAATAAGAATTATTTGGCGGGGTTAAACCCGGGCCGCAAACAGCGCTGATATTTGCCGGTTTTAAGGATTGAGAAGCATTTTTCAGCCAATGTTTGTCCGGATAAGCATCACTGTCAATAAAGGCCAGGATGTTCCCTTTAGCCAGCTTAGCGGCAAAGTCTCTTTTTTGGGCCGGGCCTCCGGGATGAATTTTATCAGTGATAATTAAGATTTCTAAAGGTTTGGTTGATTGGGATCGTAGGGCCGGCAGTAGTTCAGAACACAGATCAGACTTAAGTTTACAGGGAATAATGACGCTAATCATAGTATTTGAGGATTTTCAGGCGGTAAAAGACAGCCAAGGTGTCATACAGCATATGCCAGATGGTGTTTAAAGTGGCCGCGTCAGTGACTGAGCCAAAGTGATATTTCAACTTAAT from Candidatus Beckwithbacteria bacterium includes these protein-coding regions:
- a CDS encoding transposase, giving the protein MPAKNIIKTYLENAYYHLYNRGVNKQIIFKNQQDYGVFLGYLKQYLSPKDKNSCLRNITIHNKVYKILTPPCNNYYQEIKLLAYCLMPNHFHLLVKQKSERGIESFMKSLGTRYTMYFNKRHQRIGPLFQGRYKAVMVDNENQLLHLSRYIHLNSLSRNPTQPSSYSDYLGLNHTVWIHPQEILAYFKTAHKINLNDVNSYQNFVEDYAKPSETFLENLALDS